A DNA window from Hypomesus transpacificus isolate Combined female chromosome 24, fHypTra1, whole genome shotgun sequence contains the following coding sequences:
- the ran gene encoding GTP-binding nuclear protein Ran, whose product MAEVVEPSVQFKLVLVGDGGTGKTTFVKRHLTGEFEKKYVATLGVEVHPLVFHTNRGPIKYNVWDTAGQEKFGGLRDGYYIQAQCAIIMFDVTSRVTYKNVPNWHRDLVRVCENIPIVLCGNKVDIKDRKVKAKSIVFHRKKNLQYYDISAKSNYNFEKPFLWLARKLIGDPNLEFVEMPALAPPEIQMDPSLAAQYELDLKVASETALPDEDDDL is encoded by the exons ATGGCAGAAGTCGTCGAACCATCGGTCCAATTTAAG CTTGTATtggtgggagatggaggaacGGGAAAAACAACTTTCGTGAAGAGACACTTAACGGGCGAGTTCGAGAAGAAATATGTTG CCACTCTGGGAGTAGAGGTTCACCCGCTGGTCTTCCACACCAACAGAGGGCCCATCAAGTACAACGTGTGGGACACAGCTGGTCAGGAGAAGTTTGGTGGTCTCCGCGATGGCTACTACATCCAAG CCCAGTGTGCAATCATTATGTTCGACGTCACGTCTCGAGTCACCTACAAGAACGTCCCCAACTGGCATCGTGATCTGGTGCGCGTGTGCGAGAACATTCCCATAGTCCTCTGTGGCAACAAGGTAGACATCAAAGACAGGAAAGTCAAAGCCAAGAGCATCGTGTTCCACCGCAAGAAGAACCTCCAG TACTACGACATCTCCGCCAAAAGTAATTACAACTTTGAGAAGCCCTTCCTCTGGCTAGCGAGGAAGCTGATTGGCGACCCCAACCTGGAGTTTGTGGAGATGCCAGCCCTCGCTCCCCCAGAGATCCAGATGGACCCCTCCCTCGCCGCGCAGTACGAGCTCGACCTCAAA gtggCATCAGAAACAGCTCTCCCAGATGAAGACGATGACCTTTAA
- the ndufs8b gene encoding NADH:ubiquinone oxidoreductase core subunit S8b, which produces MSSTLRVLYFSPRPGTFGVSPGLVRHFSFSVQREAYKYVNNQEQPTDMKSITDRAAQTLLWTELFRGLGMTMSYLFREPATINYPFEKGPLSPRFRGEHALRRYPSGEERCIACKLCEAICPAQAITIEAETRADGSRRTTRYDIDMTKCIYCGFCQEACPVDAIVEGPNFEFSTETHEELLYNKEKLLNNGDRWEAEIAANIQSDHLYR; this is translated from the exons ATGTCTTCTACCTTGCGTGTGCTGTATTTCTCACCTAGGCCAG GCACATTTGGAGTCAGTCCTGGTTTAGTCCGTCACTTCAGCTTCAGTGTGCAGAGAGAAGCCTACA AGTATGTCAACAATCAAGAACAGCCTACAGACATGAAGTCCATCACGGACAGAGCTGCACAGACACTCCTGTGGACTGAGCTCTTCAGAg GTTTGGGAATGACCATGAGCTACCTGTTCCGTGAGCCTGCCACCATCAACTATCCGTTTGAGAAAGGTCCCTTGTCTCCGCGTTTCCGTGGCGAGCACGCCTTGCGACGTTACCCTAGCGGAGAAGAACGCTGCATTGCCTGCAAGTTGTGTGAGGCCATCTGCCCTGCACAg GCTATCACCATCGAGGCAGAGACGCGTGCTGATGGTAGTCGCAGGACCACCCGTTACGACATCGACATGACCAAGTGCATCTACTGCGGCTTCTGCCAGGAGGCCTGTCCTGTCGACGCCATTGTGGAG GGACCAAACTTTGAGTTCTCCACTGAGACCCACGAGGAGCTTCTGTATAACAAGGAGAAGCTTCTCAACAATGGAGACCGATGGGAGGCTGAGATTGCTGCCAACATCCAGTCAGACCACCTTTACAGATAG
- the tbc1d10c gene encoding uncharacterized protein tbc1d10c, translating to MQSPSTPTPKDPGVEEGTGPETGSRVTEGMETDRFGFLLRNGFTAGSEGPLPELVRQREAKWINLISQWDRVLQKKTSKVKEQCQKGIPASLRAKCWPLLCGATDKMNRNDDLYKSLDSKQALQTWVEVIERDLDRQFPFHEMFVSKDGHGQRGLFRVLKAFTQYQPEEGYCQAQGPVAAVLLMNMPAEEAFWCLVQISEQYLPGYYNPLLEGVLFDAAILTWVLKRACPAAHRHLQKHGVEPLMFATDWLMCLYTRHLPFNTLLRVWDLFFCYGVRVLFQVAVVLVRRVLGRAEQRKECQGQMETLEKLRSIREEIQQEDNAFISEVCSVPLSGRDLERQTERELEKWKNDRPSSTFDPRGRCYGYRMAWEKERQKEAERDRKERQKGNLSLPLLRSPSSLSLSPSLLRKRWTTGRKASETSREERGEGDERLRRESWMDSSPAMMQGVLEEEEKAMWEPSVPPGDKEPQGGPPPPRKPSEEERGTDTGQLCQAPEDQREVKEPIHEHGATSDDLYQSRVPVLQSSRNDQGQVADLRSVAMDMQEERDGRLREKEHVRGTYTVINTTTEAEAGTEAGTDTKVRTQLGTGPEVGPEVGPEAGTEAVTGTDAGTGTGTEAGTGIEAGIGAEAGSGTEAGTDVGTEEGTEEGTGTEAETGTEAGKGTETGIEAGTGIEAGIGAEAGSGTEAGTNVGTEEGTEADTGTEVGTGTETGTEAGTGAEVGTGTEAGTGTEAGSDSGSEKVAKGGTELETGKEVHAGPSKATEIEAEKLDAGPEAEREAGIQQEIELEKEVGTDIEPEREVGTQLQIEREAGTQLDTERGAGTDIEPEREAGTQLKIERETGTQLDTEPETGTDIEPEREAGTQLEIEREAGTQLDTDSEAGTDIETEKHREEMGSRQTKSHMVHKEISIYTETDTEPQTGLKSDKMEEETRTEPQRGSAAENSTHPEDREDKDPGLQTHTRADAGKGTDTPTDTPTEKAKTDTVGENERGEQRQSDVEAVEGDLHGHTATRTDAAGEPLETETQEAGGSAAALAGGEPEKGPLCDHEVPRTEAAQADSADAVRQAEEEADAETDTPGESVTPATTETKMEAPQKPETDTHSDTVMCKGTERESDVESDARAQAKRKCEAEFTEHKETTDPTQIDTRTQIETGKGDIESQADIQPPTDTSRTIIPEDSIVSLESQVHASATEPDGKCSSVHPSPLEQAGSEKGDITRVPEEKQENQNKREPEGETEDDIFELPSQNASSDVTLSVQIETVAENISPKPGNANPQNQGDISPIADTRTESGNPETTHAVDPPNSLSKGDPSLHDPPRPSPSGEFRLHKSSSSRGSRPPRRLSEDLFTVPQLSPPDQTHTTPAASKQSQPTNPPVPVHSNQVHPNLDPSIPETPHPDREPTHPDPASAQPSASPPSGSNPAPPGQSCTPQDPASPPQGPASTTPRRFGLFRRLRGEPARGKVPVPTILIQDFSDGPGEQRSAEEGEEKLSSRERRRRRREQERREREEEKLRKKREKEKAEKGRRKPQTRGKSFQVQGDKSSRDVPGNPSQTRGPQKLSHAEAYF from the exons ATGCAGAGTCCGTCCACTCCAACCCCAAAAGACCCGGGTGTGGAGGAAGGCACTGGACCTGAAACAGGGTCACGGGTCACAGAGGGCATGGAGACAGACCGATTTGGTTTCCTTCTGAGGAACGGATTCACTGCTGG GAGCGAGGGACCACTCCCTGAGttggtgagacagagggaggccaAGTGGATCAACCTCATCAGCCAATGGGATCGTGTCTTGCAGAAGAAGACCAGCAAG GTCAAAGAGCAGTGTCAGAAGGGTATCCCAGCATCCCTCAGGGCTAAGTGCTGGCCACTGCTCTGTGGAGCCACAGACAAAATGAACAGGAACGATGACCTCTACAAg tcTCTGGACTCCAAGCAGGCTCTGCAGACCTGGGTGGAAGTGATCGAGAGAGACCTGGACCGCCAGTTCCCCTTCCACGAGATGTTTGTCTCCAAGGACGGTCATGG CCAGCGCGGTCTGTTCCGGGTTCTGAAGGCCTTCACCCAGTACCAGCCTGAGGAGGGATACtgccaggcccaggggcccgtCGCTGCCGTGCTGCTCATGAACATGCCTGCTGAG GAAGCCTTTTGGTGCCTGGTGCAAATCAGTGAACAGTACCTGCCTGGCTACTACAACCCCCTGCTG GAGGGGGTTCTGTTCGACGCCGCCATCCTCACCTGGGTTCTAAAGAGGGCGTGTCCCGCGGCCCACAGGCACCTGCAGAAACACGGGGTGGAGCCCCTCATGTTCGCCACCGATTGGCTGATGTGCCTGTACACGCGGCACCTCCCCTTCAACACACTGCTACGAGTCTGGGACCTCTTCTTCTGCTACG gggtGCGGGTGCTGTTCCAGGTGGCGGTGGTGCTGGTGCGTCGGGTCCTGGGCCGGGCCGAGCAGAGGAAGGAGTGCCAGGGCCAGATGGAGACTCTGGAGAAGCTGAGGTCCATCAGGGAGGAGATCCAGCAGGAGGACAACGCCTTCATCTCAGAG gtgtGTTCTGTGCCGCTGTCGGGGAGAGACCTGGAGCGGCAGACGGAGCGAGAGCTGGAGAAATGGAAGAACGaccgcccctcctccaccttcgaCCCCCGGGGCCGCTGCTACGGCTACCGCATGGcgtgggagaaggagaggcagaaggaggcCGAGCGCGACCGAAAGGAGAGGCAGAAgggcaatctctctctccctctcctccgctcgCCTTCCAGCCTTTCCCTCTCGCCGTCGCTCCTCCGCAAGAGGTGGACCACGGGGAGGAAGGCTTCGGAGACGTCGAGGGAGGAGCGGGGCGAGGGAGACgagaggctgaggagggagAGCTGGATGGATAGCAGCCCAGCGATGATGCAAGGCGTTCtcgaagaggaggagaaggccatGTGGGAGCCCAGTGTTCCGCCTGGGGACAAGGAACCCCAAGGGGGCCCACCACCGCCCAGGAAAccatcagaggaggagaggggaaccgATACGGGCCAACTCTGTCAAGCCccagaggaccagagagaggtcAAAGAACCCATCCATGAACACGGTGCTACCTCGGATGATCTCTACCAATCACGGGTTCCAGTGCTGCAGAGTAGCAGGAACGATCAGGGTCAGGTAGCAGACCTCAGGTCTGTCGCCATGGAcatgcaggaagagagggatggacggTTGAGGGAGAAGGAACACGTGAGAGGGACATACACAGTGATCAATACCACGACAGAAGCTGAGGCAGGGACGGAGGCAGGGACCGACACAAAGGTGAGGACACAGTTAGGGACAGGGCCAGAGGTAGGGCCAGAGGTAGGGccagaggcagggacagaggcagTGACAGGAACAGACGCAGggacaggaacaggaacagaGGCAGGAACAGGAATAGAGGCAGGGATAGGAGCAGAAGCAGGGTCAGGAACAGAAGCAGGGACAGACGTagggacagaggaagggacagaggaagggacagggacagaggcagagacgggGACAGAAGCAGGGAaaggaacagagacaggaaTAGAGGCAGGGACAGGAATAGAGGCAGGGATAGGAGCAGAAGCAGGGTCAGGAACAGAAGCAGGGACAAACGTagggacagaggaagggacagaggcagacacGGGGACAGAAGTAGGGAcaggaacagagacaggaacagaggcAGGGACAGGGGCAGAGGTAGGGACAGGAACAGAGGCAGGGACAGGAACAGAGGCAGGGTCAGACTCAGGCTCGGAGAAAGTGGCAAAGGGAGGGACAGAGttagagacagggaaagaggtaCATGCAGGGCCCAGTAAGGCGACTGAGATAGAGGCAGAAAAGTTAGATGCAGggccagaggcagagagagaggcaggaataCAGCAAGAGATAGAGCTAGAGAAAGAGGTAGGGACAGAtatagagccagagagagaggtagggacaCAGctacagatagaaagagaggcaggtacacagctagacacagagcgaggggcagggacagacatagagccagagagagaggcagggacacagctaaagatagaaagagagacaggtacacagctagacacagagccagagacagggacagacatagagccagagagagaggcaggtacACAgctagagatagaaagagaggcaggtacacagctagacacagattcagaggcagggacagatatAGAGACCGAGAAGCACAGAGAGGAGATGGGAAGTAGACAGACCAAATCACACATGGTTCACAAAGAAATAAGTAtctacacagagacagacacagagccacAAACAGGCCTGAAGTCAGacaagatggaggaagaaaCTAGGACAGAGCCCCAGAGAGGCTCAGCCGCAGAGAACTCCACCCAcccagaggacagggaggacaaagACCCCGGATTACAGACGCACACCCGGGCTGACGCAGGAAAGGGTACCGACACGCCCACAGACACGCCGACAGAAAAAGCCAAGACAGACACGGTTGGAGAGAACGAACGTGGGGAGCAGAGGCAGAGCGACGTGGAGGCGGTGGAAGGGGACTTGCACGGACACACAGCGACGAGGACAGATGCTGCTGGCGAGCCactggagacagagacacaagagGCAGGGGGAAGTGCAGCGGCCCTGGCTGGAGGAGAACCAGAGAAGGGCCCACTCTGTGACCACGAGGTGCCTCGCACAGAGGCAGCACAGGCAGACTCCGCCGATGCAGTGAgacaggcggaggaggaggcggacgCGGAGACGGACACGCCCGGTGAATCGGTGACGCCAGCGACGACGGAAACAAAGATGGAGGCGCCGCAAAAGCCGGAGACGGACACGCACTCGGATACAGTCATGTGCAAAGGTACAGAGAGGGAATCGGACGTGGAGTCAGATGCACGCGCACAGGCAAAGAGAAAATGTGAGGCAGAGTTCACTGAACACAAGGAGACAACAGATCCTACACAGATAGACACACGTACTCAAATTGAAACAGGAAAGGGCGACATTGAGTCACAGGCAGACATTCAGCCACCCACAGATACCTCTAGAACTATTATACCGGAAGACAGCATTGTTTCTCTGGAGTCCCAGGTCCATGCCTCTGCTACAGAGCctgatgggaaatgtagttcagTACATCCATCACCTCTGGAACAGGCCGGATCTGAAAAAGGAGACATCACTAGAGTTCCAGAGGAGAAACAGGAGAACCAAAACAAGAGAGAACCTGAAGGAGAAACAGAAGATGACATATTTGAATTGCCATCCCAGAATGCTTCATCAGACGTCACTCTATCAGTGCAGATTGAAACTGTGGCCGAGAACATCTCCCCCAAACCTGGCAACGCAAATCCTCAAAACCAGGGGGATATTTCCCCTATCGCAGACACCAGGACAGAATCTGGCAACCCAGAGACGACACACGCTGTTGACCCGCCCAACAGTCTGTCTAAAGGGGATCCGTCGCTTCATGACCCACCTCGCCCAAGTCCTTCTGGAGAATTCCGCCTCCACAAATCCTCCAGTTCCCGTGGATCACGCCCCCCCCGCAGGCTCTCTGAGGACCTCTTCACCGTCCCCCAGCTATCCCCTcctgaccaaacacacacaaccccggCAGCCTCGAAACAATCACAACCCACCAATCCACCAGTCCCTGTACATTCAAATCAAGTCCACCCTAACCTTGACCCGAGTATCCCTGAGACCCCTCACCCCGACCGTGAGCCGACTCACCCAGACCCTGCCAGCGCCCAGCCTTCAGCCTCACCTCCAAGTGGGTCTAACCCAGCCCCGCCTGGCCAGAGCTGTACCCCCCAGGACCCAGCCAGCCCTCCCCAGGGCCCAGCCAGCACCACCCCCCGACGCTTCGGCCTGTTCCGCAGGCTCAGAGGGGAGCCGGCCCGGGGTAAGGTCCCCGTCCCTACCATCCTCATCCAGGACTTCAGCGACGGGCCAGGGGAGCAGAGGAGCgcggaggagggcgaggagaaGCTGAGCTCCAGGGAGCGGCGGAGGAGACGCAGGGAGCAggagcggagggagagagaggaggagaagctgcgaaagaagagggagaaggagaaggcggagaaggggaggaggaagccGCAGACAAGAGGGAAGAGTTTCCAGGTGCAGGGCGATAAGAGCAGCAGGGATGTGCCTGGAAACCCCTCGCAGACACGTGGTCCCCAAAAACTTTCCCATGCTGAAGCCTACttctag
- the rad9a gene encoding cell cycle checkpoint control protein RAD9A isoform X3, which yields MAIKCVQAVFRSLSSLEKTVVKCHMELDGEKSRLTFTLHCKHGLLKTHNLSFQDSESLQAVFDKGSAVNVLRAQPKLLVDTVLHFPPSLEEVSVTVSAERVWFRNHVDDEAERSKAMLTELCLCSDEFDHFAVGCQTCVTFCLKELRGLLMFAESASLPVSVHFDEPGKPVVLSVTDSVLEVNFVLATLLDDSQPSNHNNNNTKRAPSRPPPDDFMNDDIDSYLIAMETSEVAGPSVTRCPSPDCPVKTPIPANNRARLDSEEEEQEEDADQIERPPNKKFRSLFFGSVFPTSSQLTNQTIKSQEVLASDSEDDAQKASP from the exons ATGGCCATTAAG tGCGTCCAGGCCGTGTTCAGGTCCCTGTCCTCTCTGGAGAAGACGGTGGTGAAATGTCACATGGAGCTGGACGGAGAGAAGAGCCGCCTCACCTTCACCCTGCACTGCAAGCACG gtctgctgaaGACACACAACCTGTCTTTCCAGGACAGCGAGAGTCTGCAGGCCGTGTTTGACAAAGGAAGCGCCGTCAACGTGCTCCGCGCCCAACCCAA GTTGCTGGTGGACACTGTCCTgcacttccctccctctctggaaGAGGTGAGCGTGACGGTGAGCGCTGAGCGGGTGTGGTTCAGGAACCACGTGGACGACGAGGCGG agcGGTCCAAGGCCATGCTGAccgagctgtgtttgtgttcggATGAGTTTGACCACTTTGCTGTCGGGTGTCAGACCTGCGTCACCTTCTGCCTTAAAGAGCtgagg GGCTTGCTGATGTTCGCAGAGTCGGCTAGTCTCCCTGTCTCAGTGCACTTTGATGAACCAGGAaa gcccGTGGTACTGTCTGTAACAGACAGTGTCCTGGAAGTTAACTTTGTGCTCGCCACACTGTTGGACGACTCTCAACccagtaaccataacaacaacaacacaaaaag agcTCCCTCGCGGCCCCCGCCTGACGACTTCATGAACGACGACATAGACTCTTACCTCATCGCCATGGAGACCAGTGAGGTAGCGGGTCCTTCTGTTACGCGTTGCCCCTCCCCCGACTGCCCTGTCAAAACCCCTATACCAGCCAATAACAGAGCTAGACTGgacagtgaggaggaagagcaggaggaagatgCTGACCAGATAGAGAGACCACCCAATAAAAAG TTCCGTTCCCTATTTTTCGGATCCGTGTTCCCCACGTCCTCCCAGTTGACCAATCAGACGATCAAGAGCCAGGAAGTGCTAGCCAGTGACAGCGAGGATGATGCTCAAAAGGCATCGCCGTGA
- the rad9a gene encoding cell cycle checkpoint control protein RAD9A isoform X1, giving the protein MDCVVTGGNVKVLAKAIHSLSRIGDELYLEPQEDGLALRSVNSSRSAYACFLFAPLFFSRYTIPRGHAFRCKMAIKCVQAVFRSLSSLEKTVVKCHMELDGEKSRLTFTLHCKHGLLKTHNLSFQDSESLQAVFDKGSAVNVLRAQPKLLVDTVLHFPPSLEEVSVTVSAERVWFRNHVDDEAERSKAMLTELCLCSDEFDHFAVGCQTCVTFCLKELRGLLMFAESASLPVSVHFDEPGKPVVLSVTDSVLEVNFVLATLLDDSQPSNHNNNNTKRAPSRPPPDDFMNDDIDSYLIAMETSEVAGPSVTRCPSPDCPVKTPIPANNRARLDSEEEEQEEDADQIERPPNKKFRSLFFGSVFPTSSQLTNQTIKSQEVLASDSEDDAQKASP; this is encoded by the exons ATGGACTGCGTTGTGACTGGGGGCAACGTGAAAG ttCTGGCCAAGGCCATCCATTCTCTGTCCAGGATAGGTGATGAACTTTACCTGGAGCCTCAGGAAGATGGC CTGGCCCTACGGTCTGTAAACTCCTCGCGATCTGCGTATGCATGCTTCCTCTTTGCCCCACTCTTCTttagcag GTACACCATCCCACGTGGCCATGCTTTCCGCTGCAAGATGGCCATTAAG tGCGTCCAGGCCGTGTTCAGGTCCCTGTCCTCTCTGGAGAAGACGGTGGTGAAATGTCACATGGAGCTGGACGGAGAGAAGAGCCGCCTCACCTTCACCCTGCACTGCAAGCACG gtctgctgaaGACACACAACCTGTCTTTCCAGGACAGCGAGAGTCTGCAGGCCGTGTTTGACAAAGGAAGCGCCGTCAACGTGCTCCGCGCCCAACCCAA GTTGCTGGTGGACACTGTCCTgcacttccctccctctctggaaGAGGTGAGCGTGACGGTGAGCGCTGAGCGGGTGTGGTTCAGGAACCACGTGGACGACGAGGCGG agcGGTCCAAGGCCATGCTGAccgagctgtgtttgtgttcggATGAGTTTGACCACTTTGCTGTCGGGTGTCAGACCTGCGTCACCTTCTGCCTTAAAGAGCtgagg GGCTTGCTGATGTTCGCAGAGTCGGCTAGTCTCCCTGTCTCAGTGCACTTTGATGAACCAGGAaa gcccGTGGTACTGTCTGTAACAGACAGTGTCCTGGAAGTTAACTTTGTGCTCGCCACACTGTTGGACGACTCTCAACccagtaaccataacaacaacaacacaaaaag agcTCCCTCGCGGCCCCCGCCTGACGACTTCATGAACGACGACATAGACTCTTACCTCATCGCCATGGAGACCAGTGAGGTAGCGGGTCCTTCTGTTACGCGTTGCCCCTCCCCCGACTGCCCTGTCAAAACCCCTATACCAGCCAATAACAGAGCTAGACTGgacagtgaggaggaagagcaggaggaagatgCTGACCAGATAGAGAGACCACCCAATAAAAAG TTCCGTTCCCTATTTTTCGGATCCGTGTTCCCCACGTCCTCCCAGTTGACCAATCAGACGATCAAGAGCCAGGAAGTGCTAGCCAGTGACAGCGAGGATGATGCTCAAAAGGCATCGCCGTGA
- the rad9a gene encoding cell cycle checkpoint control protein RAD9A isoform X2 — protein sequence MNKVLAKAIHSLSRIGDELYLEPQEDGLALRSVNSSRSAYACFLFAPLFFSRYTIPRGHAFRCKMAIKCVQAVFRSLSSLEKTVVKCHMELDGEKSRLTFTLHCKHGLLKTHNLSFQDSESLQAVFDKGSAVNVLRAQPKLLVDTVLHFPPSLEEVSVTVSAERVWFRNHVDDEAERSKAMLTELCLCSDEFDHFAVGCQTCVTFCLKELRGLLMFAESASLPVSVHFDEPGKPVVLSVTDSVLEVNFVLATLLDDSQPSNHNNNNTKRAPSRPPPDDFMNDDIDSYLIAMETSEVAGPSVTRCPSPDCPVKTPIPANNRARLDSEEEEQEEDADQIERPPNKKFRSLFFGSVFPTSSQLTNQTIKSQEVLASDSEDDAQKASP from the exons ATGAATAAGG ttCTGGCCAAGGCCATCCATTCTCTGTCCAGGATAGGTGATGAACTTTACCTGGAGCCTCAGGAAGATGGC CTGGCCCTACGGTCTGTAAACTCCTCGCGATCTGCGTATGCATGCTTCCTCTTTGCCCCACTCTTCTttagcag GTACACCATCCCACGTGGCCATGCTTTCCGCTGCAAGATGGCCATTAAG tGCGTCCAGGCCGTGTTCAGGTCCCTGTCCTCTCTGGAGAAGACGGTGGTGAAATGTCACATGGAGCTGGACGGAGAGAAGAGCCGCCTCACCTTCACCCTGCACTGCAAGCACG gtctgctgaaGACACACAACCTGTCTTTCCAGGACAGCGAGAGTCTGCAGGCCGTGTTTGACAAAGGAAGCGCCGTCAACGTGCTCCGCGCCCAACCCAA GTTGCTGGTGGACACTGTCCTgcacttccctccctctctggaaGAGGTGAGCGTGACGGTGAGCGCTGAGCGGGTGTGGTTCAGGAACCACGTGGACGACGAGGCGG agcGGTCCAAGGCCATGCTGAccgagctgtgtttgtgttcggATGAGTTTGACCACTTTGCTGTCGGGTGTCAGACCTGCGTCACCTTCTGCCTTAAAGAGCtgagg GGCTTGCTGATGTTCGCAGAGTCGGCTAGTCTCCCTGTCTCAGTGCACTTTGATGAACCAGGAaa gcccGTGGTACTGTCTGTAACAGACAGTGTCCTGGAAGTTAACTTTGTGCTCGCCACACTGTTGGACGACTCTCAACccagtaaccataacaacaacaacacaaaaag agcTCCCTCGCGGCCCCCGCCTGACGACTTCATGAACGACGACATAGACTCTTACCTCATCGCCATGGAGACCAGTGAGGTAGCGGGTCCTTCTGTTACGCGTTGCCCCTCCCCCGACTGCCCTGTCAAAACCCCTATACCAGCCAATAACAGAGCTAGACTGgacagtgaggaggaagagcaggaggaagatgCTGACCAGATAGAGAGACCACCCAATAAAAAG TTCCGTTCCCTATTTTTCGGATCCGTGTTCCCCACGTCCTCCCAGTTGACCAATCAGACGATCAAGAGCCAGGAAGTGCTAGCCAGTGACAGCGAGGATGATGCTCAAAAGGCATCGCCGTGA